One part of the bacterium genome encodes these proteins:
- the tmk gene encoding dTMP kinase produces the protein MARRGHLVSFEGMDGAGKTTQLELLAERLDGDRVPVMRLREPGGTPLGERVREMLLDRKLQRTPPAELLLFAAARAELVHRLILPAIEEGWIVLLDRYADSTRAYQGYGLGMTEDTVESAINLATEGLAPSLTILLDLDPS, from the coding sequence GTGGCACGGCGGGGTCATCTGGTCTCCTTCGAGGGAATGGACGGGGCGGGAAAGACCACCCAGCTCGAGCTCCTGGCCGAGCGGCTCGACGGCGACCGCGTCCCGGTGATGCGGCTGCGCGAGCCCGGCGGCACCCCCCTGGGGGAACGGGTGCGCGAGATGCTCCTGGACCGGAAGCTCCAGCGCACCCCACCGGCGGAGCTCCTCCTCTTCGCCGCGGCCAGGGCCGAGCTGGTCCACCGCCTTATACTCCCCGCCATCGAGGAGGGCTGGATCGTCCTCTTGGACCGCTACGCCGACTCCACCCGCGCCTACCAGGGCTACGGCCTGGGCATGACCGAGGACACGGTGGAATCGGCGATAAACCTGGCCACCGAGGGGCTGGCGCCGTCGCTCACGATTCTTTTGGACCTGGACCCCTCC